A section of the Armatimonadota bacterium genome encodes:
- a CDS encoding LacI family DNA-binding transcriptional regulator — MPPNKQKSKRITLHDVAAEAGVSIQTVSHVMTGNPTVKLPEATREKVREAAKKVGYTPNRHAQAIRSGKTNVIAIWMPVDRPIVSYMRMLRLVSREAKKTGHELMIVPLDRESGLTEQAVAPNMWPVDGILAMDSGAAVQKYRETAEGKSTPVVVIGYELVENGDAVAWNVAESVQRATKRLVDSGCRKIVYITMDWQERDFPNERRRAGYMAAMLQAGLESSVVVVDEESRIGASRAVNGYITANGVPDAFVGMTDLLAMGAVRAVRAAGKQVPQDCQVMGYGSHPDAEDFEVPISTLRSPIGEVIPRAWEKLNQRIEDPTLSSELETFEMEFIKRDSTR, encoded by the coding sequence ATGCCGCCTAACAAGCAAAAGTCGAAACGAATTACGTTGCACGATGTTGCTGCGGAAGCGGGAGTTTCCATCCAAACGGTTTCGCACGTCATGACCGGGAACCCTACGGTCAAACTTCCCGAAGCCACGCGCGAAAAGGTTCGAGAGGCCGCGAAGAAGGTTGGATACACTCCCAATCGCCACGCTCAGGCGATTAGGAGCGGAAAAACAAATGTCATTGCTATTTGGATGCCGGTCGATCGCCCAATTGTGAGCTACATGCGCATGCTCCGGTTGGTCTCACGGGAGGCCAAAAAAACCGGGCACGAGCTGATGATTGTTCCTCTAGATCGCGAATCAGGTTTGACGGAGCAAGCAGTTGCACCGAATATGTGGCCGGTTGACGGGATCCTTGCGATGGACTCGGGAGCGGCCGTTCAAAAGTATCGGGAGACCGCAGAGGGGAAATCGACTCCCGTCGTCGTGATCGGATACGAGTTGGTTGAGAACGGCGATGCAGTGGCTTGGAACGTCGCTGAGTCCGTTCAGAGAGCGACGAAGCGGCTAGTCGATTCGGGTTGTAGGAAGATTGTCTACATCACGATGGATTGGCAGGAACGGGATTTTCCGAATGAGCGGCGGCGGGCGGGTTACATGGCCGCGATGCTTCAGGCTGGGTTGGAGTCGTCGGTTGTCGTTGTCGATGAAGAGTCTCGTATTGGTGCTTCTCGTGCGGTTAATGGGTACATCACGGCGAACGGGGTTCCCGATGCTTTCGTTGGTATGACGGACTTGCTTGCGATGGGTGCGGTTCGTGCGGTTCGAGCTGCAGGTAAGCAGGTACCTCAGGATTGCCAAGTCATGGGCTATGGTTCGCATCCTGATGCCGAAGACTTTGAAGTGCCGATTTCGACTCTGCGATCGCCGATCGGCGAGGTGATTCCCCGAGCTTGGGAGAAGTTGAATCAACGCATTGAAGATCCGACTTTGTCTAGCGAGCTTGAGACGTTCGAGATGGAATTTATTAAGCGCGACTCGACTCGCTAG
- a CDS encoding S8 family peptidase yields MQLRFLTSASLVLGLAACGFAQSKFIGPLNGPTFMPGEIIVKFKESTTPRVRQALVKRIGSLNQAPLATASINATTATDTVVVKISGDVKNTIDDLKANGDVDYAEPNWIYRTQVVSNDTQYTNGGLWGMYGASTPLRTNTFGSNAAAAWNANKTGSSTVYVGIIDEGVMFNHADLTANFWLNPYDPVDGVDNDGNGYVDDSRGWDFAGGDNTVYDGTGDDHGTHVAGTIGGVGGNGIGVAGVCWNVKMISAKFLGASGGTTANAVKAIDYITDLKVRHGLNIVATNNSWGGGGFSQALADAITRANNAGILFIAAAGNNGTNNDTTPNYPSNYTMSNVIAVGALTNAGQRASYSNFGKTQVDLFAPGSSIVSTVPGAGDTSAYASYSGTSMATPHVTGAAALFKSINPSATAAQIRSAILSQTTATSSVSTRCVTGGRLNVGRF; encoded by the coding sequence ATGCAATTGAGATTCTTGACCTCCGCAAGTCTCGTCCTCGGTCTAGCCGCGTGCGGCTTCGCCCAATCAAAATTCATCGGCCCCCTCAATGGCCCAACGTTCATGCCCGGCGAAATCATCGTCAAGTTCAAAGAGTCGACGACGCCTCGTGTTCGACAGGCTCTAGTCAAGCGCATTGGCTCGTTGAACCAAGCTCCTCTAGCCACCGCGTCCATCAACGCGACCACCGCTACAGATACCGTCGTTGTCAAGATTTCTGGCGATGTGAAGAACACCATCGATGATCTCAAGGCGAACGGTGACGTTGACTATGCCGAGCCAAACTGGATCTACCGGACGCAGGTCGTTTCCAATGACACCCAGTACACCAATGGCGGACTTTGGGGAATGTATGGCGCCTCAACACCGCTTCGCACAAACACGTTTGGCAGCAACGCCGCCGCCGCCTGGAACGCCAATAAGACCGGTTCGTCCACGGTTTACGTGGGCATCATTGATGAGGGGGTCATGTTCAATCACGCTGATCTAACGGCCAACTTCTGGCTCAACCCCTATGATCCGGTGGACGGAGTTGACAATGACGGTAATGGCTATGTGGACGATTCTCGAGGCTGGGACTTCGCTGGCGGAGACAACACCGTGTACGACGGAACAGGCGACGACCACGGAACTCACGTCGCCGGAACCATCGGAGGCGTCGGAGGAAACGGAATCGGTGTCGCAGGAGTTTGCTGGAACGTCAAGATGATTTCAGCAAAGTTCCTCGGAGCATCAGGTGGAACGACCGCGAATGCAGTCAAGGCAATCGACTACATCACCGACCTGAAGGTGCGCCACGGCCTCAATATCGTTGCCACCAACAACTCATGGGGTGGCGGCGGATTCAGCCAGGCTCTTGCTGATGCAATCACACGGGCTAACAACGCCGGCATCCTATTCATCGCAGCCGCTGGAAACAACGGAACGAACAACGACACGACTCCCAACTATCCGAGTAACTACACGATGTCGAACGTCATCGCAGTTGGAGCTCTTACCAACGCCGGTCAACGCGCAAGCTACTCCAACTTTGGAAAGACTCAGGTGGATTTGTTCGCACCAGGAAGCAGTATCGTTTCAACAGTTCCAGGAGCAGGAGACACGTCAGCGTACGCATCGTACAGCGGAACGTCAATGGCGACACCTCACGTCACTGGCGCAGCCGCATTGTTCAAGTCGATCAACCCGTCGGCAACCGCCGCTCAGATTCGTTCGGCGATTCTGTCCCAAACAACAGCAACGTCTTCCGTGAGCACTCGATGTGTAACGGGCGGACGCCTCAACGTCGGCCGCTTCTAA
- a CDS encoding DinB family protein: protein MPIRRALTGQYRATLAMLRETIEKCPEETWIGGTFPRNFWRIAYHALFYTHLYAMSREDDFVTWEHHRDCTDLWHDANPPILDPFPKAKMLEYLAFIDQNIESWINRLDLDSQESGFHWYPNMPKLDHQLMNLRHLAGHAGQLSELVMHSGEQEIKWVTRVPR, encoded by the coding sequence ATGCCAATCAGACGGGCCCTCACCGGGCAGTACCGAGCTACGCTCGCAATGCTTCGCGAGACAATTGAAAAGTGTCCAGAAGAGACTTGGATCGGGGGAACGTTTCCCCGAAACTTCTGGAGAATTGCCTACCATGCGCTTTTCTACACTCACCTTTACGCGATGTCTCGCGAAGATGACTTTGTCACGTGGGAGCACCATCGCGACTGCACAGATCTTTGGCATGATGCAAATCCGCCGATTCTCGATCCTTTCCCAAAGGCGAAAATGCTTGAATACTTGGCGTTCATCGACCAGAACATCGAATCCTGGATTAACCGACTCGATCTTGATAGCCAAGAGTCGGGCTTCCACTGGTATCCAAACATGCCAAAGCTCGATCATCAGCTCATGAATCTTCGCCATCTCGCCGGACACGCCGGACAACTTTCTGAACTTGTGATGCACTCGGGAGAACAAGAAATCAAGTGGGTCACTCGAGTTCCACGCTAG
- a CDS encoding family 10 glycosylhydrolase, producing the protein MLAGFAGIVLGSQVVREVRGTWVTTTANEAISNPANTSASMRKLREIGLNTVYVECWKNGYTEFPSEVMKKATGISMKISPSPSGAVQRDLLDETLNAAHRNGLIYVGWFEYGFMAAWKDTQNELRARKDWLSLDKNGNEVAKNGFVWLNPLHPDAQKLLLGIVKEAIKKYDMDGIQLDDRIVWPYIDMGYDEFTQNLYASEHNGQRPPLDPKEPEWVRWRTEKVQAFSKRFVKEVREAAGKDFIISLSPGPHPWALDNYLIDWPAWSRWTDSPTWDEYVPQVYRMNYPSFERDWKQQVGFMGTRNKDLIAGIRLVGDGPDQKAEDVVKHPSLTRETLSGGHCWWYSKGVLEKFSNEIAAFYDVPKYGQAAHPRFGASWRPAPVVAVAAGSKDRWKAKLTVGNWRVIGKFSDTWRTVATVRATATQQVVVSVKGADAVEFLVSRR; encoded by the coding sequence GTGTTGGCTGGATTTGCAGGAATAGTATTGGGTTCGCAGGTTGTTCGAGAAGTTCGCGGGACTTGGGTTACAACGACCGCCAACGAGGCGATTAGCAACCCAGCTAACACCTCGGCTTCGATGCGGAAGCTTCGCGAGATTGGGCTGAACACGGTTTACGTCGAGTGCTGGAAGAACGGATATACCGAGTTTCCCTCCGAGGTTATGAAGAAAGCTACGGGAATCTCGATGAAGATTTCGCCGTCGCCAAGTGGGGCAGTGCAGCGAGATTTACTTGACGAGACGCTGAATGCCGCCCATCGCAACGGTCTCATCTACGTTGGCTGGTTTGAATATGGATTCATGGCGGCCTGGAAGGATACGCAGAATGAACTTCGGGCTCGAAAGGACTGGCTGAGCCTAGATAAGAATGGGAATGAGGTTGCTAAGAACGGGTTTGTCTGGCTCAATCCACTTCATCCCGATGCTCAGAAGTTGCTTCTTGGGATCGTCAAAGAGGCTATCAAGAAGTACGACATGGACGGAATCCAGCTCGATGATCGGATCGTTTGGCCGTACATCGACATGGGCTACGATGAGTTCACCCAGAACCTTTACGCCTCGGAGCACAACGGGCAACGCCCGCCTTTGGACCCCAAGGAACCTGAGTGGGTTCGGTGGCGAACTGAGAAAGTTCAGGCCTTTTCCAAACGGTTCGTGAAGGAAGTTCGGGAGGCGGCGGGGAAAGACTTCATCATTTCGCTCTCTCCGGGTCCGCATCCTTGGGCGTTGGATAACTATTTGATCGACTGGCCCGCTTGGAGTCGGTGGACGGATTCGCCGACCTGGGATGAGTACGTGCCGCAGGTGTATCGCATGAACTATCCGTCCTTCGAGCGGGATTGGAAGCAACAGGTTGGATTCATGGGGACGCGGAACAAGGACCTCATCGCCGGAATTCGACTGGTGGGCGATGGTCCAGATCAGAAGGCCGAAGACGTGGTGAAACATCCTTCTTTGACCCGCGAAACGCTGAGCGGCGGGCACTGCTGGTGGTACAGCAAAGGGGTTTTGGAGAAGTTCTCAAACGAGATCGCGGCTTTTTACGATGTGCCGAAATACGGTCAAGCGGCGCATCCGCGTTTTGGGGCGAGCTGGCGTCCTGCTCCGGTGGTCGCGGTCGCGGCAGGTTCAAAGGATCGCTGGAAGGCAAAGTTGACGGTTGGCAACTGGCGGGTGATCGGGAAGTTTAGCGATACCTGGCGGACCGTTGCCACTGTTCGAGCGACCGCCACCCAGCAGGTGGTGGTTTCAGTTAAAGGAGCCGATGCAGTCGAATTCTTGGTCAGCCGCCGGTAG
- a CDS encoding DinB family protein: protein MTKAETIESVRGSFTILEKDLIAMPEDLFTKSFQGKSRSVADIIFEINAVNDHIGATIRGETPAPWPYEGFVTAPPDFQAKEVVIASLLASRDRFMATIDALSEEDLLGTVQTERGPTTSSARCRFVANHNWYHSGQLNFIQTLSGDDGWNW, encoded by the coding sequence ATGACAAAGGCGGAGACCATCGAAAGTGTAAGGGGTTCATTCACGATATTGGAGAAGGACCTGATCGCAATGCCCGAAGACCTATTCACCAAGAGTTTTCAAGGGAAATCACGATCCGTGGCGGACATCATCTTCGAAATCAACGCAGTTAATGACCATATCGGAGCAACAATTCGAGGTGAAACTCCTGCTCCATGGCCATACGAGGGATTCGTAACCGCGCCCCCGGACTTTCAAGCCAAAGAAGTAGTGATCGCCAGCCTACTGGCGTCGCGCGACAGGTTTATGGCAACCATCGATGCGCTGTCCGAGGAAGACTTGCTCGGAACCGTTCAAACCGAACGTGGGCCAACCACTAGCTCAGCTCGCTGCCGGTTTGTAGCCAACCACAACTGGTACCACTCCGGTCAGCTCAATTTCATCCAAACGCTCAGCGGCGACGACGGCTGGAACTGGTGA
- a CDS encoding pirin family protein — MPTREIAFVVEPLVAHEAEGVKIRRTIGSERLAILDPFMLLDHLTLEAPTDGRVGFPRHPHRGIETLSYVIDGRVFHKDSLGNEDSVGQDEAQWMTAGRGIWHEEMLEAVDGKVEMLQLWFALPKADKMIAPGYAAGRQLTVIDEDGTHVRDVSGAFSTITGDPYIAQVDLNESEFACEVQNLATTAFYVFRGSVSVEGREVEAGNLAVLGSGDEVRVIGSGRLLFISAMPLMEPILQYRSFVMNHPDDIRVVEEDIKSGRFGLE, encoded by the coding sequence ATGCCTACGCGCGAGATTGCTTTTGTCGTCGAACCCTTAGTTGCCCATGAGGCCGAGGGCGTCAAGATTCGCAGAACCATTGGTAGCGAGCGGCTCGCGATTCTTGATCCGTTCATGCTTTTGGATCACTTGACGCTTGAGGCACCCACCGATGGTCGTGTTGGGTTCCCGAGGCACCCGCACCGGGGAATCGAGACGCTGAGCTACGTGATCGACGGCCGTGTGTTTCATAAGGATTCACTCGGAAATGAGGACTCAGTAGGTCAGGATGAAGCTCAGTGGATGACCGCCGGGCGCGGTATCTGGCACGAGGAAATGCTTGAGGCAGTTGATGGAAAGGTGGAGATGCTTCAGCTCTGGTTTGCGCTGCCGAAGGCAGACAAAATGATCGCTCCTGGGTACGCGGCGGGACGTCAGCTAACGGTGATTGATGAGGATGGGACGCATGTCCGCGACGTTTCGGGGGCGTTTTCGACCATCACTGGCGATCCCTACATCGCCCAAGTTGACCTGAATGAATCCGAGTTTGCTTGTGAGGTGCAAAACCTCGCCACGACCGCGTTCTATGTTTTTCGGGGTTCAGTTTCGGTCGAGGGTCGAGAGGTGGAAGCAGGGAATCTGGCGGTGCTAGGGAGTGGAGACGAAGTCCGTGTAATCGGAAGTGGTCGACTTCTGTTCATCTCGGCGATGCCGTTGATGGAGCCGATTTTGCAGTACCGCTCATTCGTGATGAACCACCCGGACGATATCCGAGTGGTCGAAGAAGACATCAAGAGCGGCCGCTTTGGCTTAGAGTAG
- a CDS encoding BON domain-containing protein — MKSSLLLGSILMLGCNAADQADLKKDATKLAESSTRSLGNAGLAAKVNTVLNLRKGVDTSTFSVESEAGTITLKGTIPTLKAKKLILELVQETKGVEKTVDKLQIKP; from the coding sequence ATGAAGTCAAGTCTTCTACTCGGTTCGATTTTGATGCTCGGTTGCAATGCCGCTGACCAAGCGGACCTCAAAAAGGACGCCACCAAACTCGCCGAAAGCTCAACCCGCTCACTCGGGAACGCTGGCCTTGCCGCCAAAGTCAACACCGTCCTGAACCTCCGGAAAGGCGTTGACACCAGCACGTTCTCCGTCGAATCCGAAGCGGGCACAATCACCCTCAAAGGAACGATTCCCACACTCAAAGCCAAGAAACTCATTCTCGAACTCGTTCAAGAGACCAAGGGCGTGGAGAAAACTGTTGACAAGTTGCAGATCAAGCCATAA
- the gcvT gene encoding glycine cleavage system aminomethyltransferase GcvT has translation MSEAAMLRTPLYDAHLKLNARMVPFAGYDMPVQYTSIIAESKAVREGAGMFDVSHMARVSFSGQGVEAFLEQITTNDVSKLGDGQGQYSMMPNLEGGIVDDIIVYRIASDHFEVVFNASNHQKDVEWSKKFMPSTVAMHDKTADTVMVAVQGPTAREIVANLSDNSAAIRDAALFEVVNCKVAGVETFAACSGYTGEDGYELIYSKDEAETVWNALLQAGVVACGLGSRDTLRVEAGLPLYGHELTDELSPIAAGLGWVISKTKTFNGSDIINKAREEGTSTKLQGIKLEAKRLIAPGMKVFLGDEEIGEVSSGVVSPLLDTGIAFAFLRSDIKQGTAVAIEVRGKREPGVVVNKRFFKRA, from the coding sequence ATGTCCGAAGCCGCAATGTTGCGAACGCCCCTGTACGACGCCCACCTGAAACTCAACGCCCGAATGGTGCCGTTTGCGGGTTACGACATGCCGGTTCAATACACCAGCATCATCGCGGAGTCAAAGGCTGTCCGTGAAGGCGCCGGAATGTTCGATGTCTCGCATATGGCTCGGGTCTCATTCTCTGGACAAGGCGTTGAGGCATTCTTAGAGCAGATCACCACAAACGACGTTTCCAAACTCGGAGATGGCCAAGGGCAGTATTCGATGATGCCAAACCTTGAGGGCGGGATCGTTGACGACATCATTGTCTACCGCATAGCTTCCGATCACTTTGAAGTCGTCTTCAACGCTTCCAACCACCAAAAGGACGTCGAATGGTCGAAGAAGTTTATGCCCTCAACCGTTGCGATGCACGACAAAACTGCAGATACCGTGATGGTTGCCGTCCAAGGACCAACTGCACGCGAGATCGTTGCAAACCTCTCTGATAACTCCGCCGCGATCCGCGATGCCGCCCTCTTCGAAGTCGTCAACTGCAAAGTCGCTGGCGTCGAAACCTTTGCCGCTTGCAGCGGCTACACGGGCGAAGACGGCTACGAGCTGATCTACAGCAAAGATGAAGCAGAAACCGTTTGGAATGCGCTACTCCAAGCCGGAGTCGTGGCATGCGGTCTCGGTTCACGAGACACCCTCCGCGTCGAAGCCGGACTTCCTCTCTATGGCCACGAACTCACCGACGAACTCTCTCCCATCGCCGCCGGGCTTGGATGGGTCATCAGCAAAACCAAAACCTTCAACGGCTCGGACATCATCAACAAAGCCCGAGAGGAAGGAACTAGCACAAAGCTCCAGGGCATCAAGCTCGAAGCCAAACGGCTCATCGCACCAGGGATGAAGGTCTTCCTAGGCGACGAAGAAATCGGCGAAGTTTCCAGCGGAGTCGTATCTCCCTTGCTCGATACCGGGATAGCCTTCGCGTTCCTCCGCTCCGATATTAAGCAAGGCACCGCCGTTGCCATCGAAGTTCGCGGAAAACGTGAGCCCGGAGTTGTTGTTAACAAGAGGTTCTTTAAACGAGCATGA
- a CDS encoding bifunctional YncE family protein/alkaline phosphatase family protein: MAAKFGLKTGGVLIMIAGLAMLGWKAKTGDLPGVRPDGSLKLPNGWTVSKVGKLIDLPGDFPQDVAFLADGRHALVNTAGFNDHTLNLINLESGTVGQTITVPTAWIGLDAQNESEILLSAGQPKSGEMIHRFALDGGKLVSKEPWLDTSIPANDRFVSSIVRTKDRIYVLNIQTDELITLDSGWNPVQKNRLRYRPYALALSPNGEHIAVSNWGDKSVSIYDTKTMSMTRYAEVGPLPSSIQYAKDGRLFVSVSGADYVAVIDGTKPVSKVNIGFGLAQSVGSSPVALSISRDESRLYVANAGNNSVAVVDLTKATPNLIGHIPTDRYPTLVKETPDGKRLIIGTAKGEYGPNAGSKVDTTVKGVRGQQYNIPYRYISTMLKGRLTLLDVPTTQELKAYTQSAREGALARKREADELLMKQKSAMDAMKSIKHVIYVIRENRTYDQVFGDMKQGNGDPSLCLFGEDVTPNSHQLAKDFILFDNFYADGECSQCGHQWTDAAFANDYCEKQWVLGYSRRSQIRSDLRLTSSPGEYIWTQARKQGLKARVYGEYVDVQEDHDSLNSAEIKADPERYGYSATWERIFARGGRDTEKIDDFLREFKEAERTGELPNLMVMALPDDHTHGFSPGTYSPKAMVADNDLALGRLVDAVSHSKFWKETAIFVIQDDAQDGPDHVDAHRTVAHFISPYTRRGVVDSMHYTTSSMLRTMGLILGTAPLSQYDAIAPPMIMAASSKPDLQPFKVIEPKYNVNEKNPESGKLAEWSKTLDFSEIDRADFDSLNRLLWAGYKPGVQYPAHFATAK; encoded by the coding sequence ATGGCGGCAAAGTTTGGGTTGAAAACGGGCGGCGTCCTTATCATGATCGCTGGACTGGCGATGCTGGGCTGGAAGGCAAAGACGGGTGATCTCCCCGGAGTTCGCCCGGATGGCTCGCTCAAACTTCCTAACGGCTGGACGGTCAGCAAAGTTGGCAAGCTCATCGACCTGCCTGGCGACTTCCCCCAGGACGTCGCCTTCCTTGCCGACGGTCGCCACGCACTCGTGAACACCGCCGGGTTCAATGACCACACTTTGAATCTGATTAACTTAGAATCAGGCACCGTCGGCCAAACCATCACCGTTCCCACTGCCTGGATTGGATTGGACGCCCAGAACGAGTCCGAAATCCTCCTTTCTGCGGGACAGCCAAAGTCGGGCGAAATGATTCACCGCTTTGCTCTGGATGGCGGAAAGTTGGTCAGCAAGGAGCCTTGGCTGGATACGTCAATTCCGGCAAATGACCGTTTCGTTTCATCCATCGTTCGGACAAAGGACCGAATCTATGTCCTCAACATCCAGACCGACGAACTCATAACTCTTGACTCAGGGTGGAATCCAGTCCAGAAGAACCGGCTGCGCTACCGCCCTTACGCGCTGGCACTCTCGCCGAACGGCGAGCACATTGCAGTTTCGAATTGGGGAGATAAGTCTGTCTCAATTTACGACACAAAAACGATGTCCATGACCCGCTACGCCGAAGTGGGCCCTCTCCCTTCTTCGATCCAATACGCAAAAGACGGCCGCCTCTTCGTATCGGTCTCCGGGGCAGACTATGTCGCCGTCATCGACGGCACCAAGCCGGTCAGTAAGGTCAACATCGGCTTCGGTCTAGCGCAATCAGTTGGGAGCAGCCCGGTTGCGTTGAGCATATCCCGAGATGAATCTCGGCTCTACGTCGCCAACGCAGGAAACAACTCGGTGGCGGTCGTGGATCTCACCAAGGCCACACCAAACCTCATCGGACACATCCCAACCGACCGCTATCCAACCCTTGTCAAGGAAACTCCCGATGGAAAACGGCTGATCATTGGCACCGCCAAGGGTGAGTACGGACCAAACGCCGGCTCCAAAGTTGATACCACCGTCAAAGGCGTGCGGGGCCAGCAGTACAACATCCCCTACCGCTACATTTCAACGATGCTTAAAGGGAGGCTAACCCTCCTCGACGTTCCCACAACCCAAGAACTGAAGGCGTACACCCAGTCCGCTCGCGAAGGTGCACTTGCTCGAAAGCGCGAGGCCGATGAGCTGCTCATGAAGCAAAAGTCGGCGATGGATGCGATGAAGTCGATCAAGCACGTGATCTACGTTATCCGCGAAAACCGAACCTATGACCAAGTGTTCGGCGATATGAAACAAGGCAATGGCGATCCGTCGCTATGCCTGTTCGGCGAAGATGTCACTCCCAATTCGCACCAGCTTGCGAAGGACTTCATCTTGTTCGACAATTTCTACGCCGACGGCGAATGCTCCCAGTGCGGACACCAGTGGACCGACGCCGCTTTTGCCAACGACTATTGCGAAAAGCAGTGGGTCCTCGGCTACTCACGACGATCCCAGATTCGTAGCGACTTGAGGCTGACCTCTTCACCGGGAGAGTACATCTGGACGCAGGCCCGAAAACAGGGACTCAAAGCCCGAGTCTATGGCGAATATGTAGACGTTCAGGAAGATCACGATTCGCTCAACTCAGCCGAAATCAAAGCCGATCCGGAGAGGTATGGCTACAGCGCGACGTGGGAGAGGATCTTTGCTCGCGGCGGACGCGATACCGAAAAGATTGACGACTTCCTTCGCGAGTTCAAAGAAGCCGAGCGAACTGGTGAGCTACCGAATCTCATGGTGATGGCTCTCCCCGACGACCACACCCACGGCTTCAGCCCCGGAACATATTCACCAAAGGCGATGGTCGCCGACAACGACCTCGCACTCGGGCGGCTGGTCGATGCAGTATCTCACTCCAAGTTCTGGAAGGAGACCGCAATCTTTGTGATCCAAGACGATGCCCAAGACGGCCCCGATCACGTTGACGCCCACCGCACCGTCGCCCACTTCATTTCGCCGTACACTCGCCGTGGCGTCGTCGATTCCATGCACTACACCACCTCCTCGATGCTGCGAACAATGGGTCTCATCCTGGGCACTGCGCCTCTCAGCCAATACGACGCCATAGCACCCCCGATGATCATGGCGGCTTCATCAAAGCCCGATCTGCAACCATTTAAAGTGATCGAGCCGAAATACAACGTGAACGAAAAGAATCCAGAGAGCGGAAAACTTGCTGAGTGGTCGAAAACTCTCGACTTCTCCGAGATCGATCGTGCAGATTTTGACTCTCTCAACCGCTTGCTTTGGGCGGGCTACAAGCCAGGAGTTCAGTATCCCGCGCACTTTGCGACAGCAAAGTAG